In one window of Campylobacter hepaticus DNA:
- a CDS encoding polyprenyl synthetase family protein: MQKIDDLIKEFLKDLNYKPILNMLENVKSGKKLRSKLLLSIAPQSDDAYKICAIIELIHLASLLHDDIIDESKLRRGAKSVNAEFGTKNALMLGDILYSKAFYELSQIGLEFASIISDAVVKLAIGELMDVELAKSFNLNKQAYLTMIYNKTAILIEASARCGAILAKHNEEDFAQYGKNLGLAFQMIDDILDIKSNELTLGKPVMSDFKEGKTTLPYIYLYESLDEENKLYLQNLFKKDLNEDEKRWLLMKLQEHQALHKAILEAKTYAKMASKSIEHYGNNKLNDIIQAMIDREF; the protein is encoded by the coding sequence GTGCAAAAAATAGATGATTTAATTAAAGAATTTTTAAAAGATTTAAATTATAAGCCTATTTTAAATATGCTTGAAAATGTAAAATCAGGTAAAAAATTGCGATCAAAATTGCTTTTATCTATTGCTCCACAAAGTGATGATGCTTATAAAATTTGTGCTATTATAGAACTTATACATCTTGCAAGTTTATTGCATGATGATATTATTGATGAAAGTAAATTAAGACGTGGGGCAAAGTCAGTTAATGCAGAATTTGGTACAAAAAATGCTCTTATGTTAGGAGATATTTTATATTCTAAGGCTTTTTATGAATTAAGTCAAATAGGTCTTGAATTTGCAAGTATTATTTCAGATGCTGTAGTTAAACTTGCTATAGGTGAGCTTATGGATGTGGAACTAGCAAAAAGTTTTAATCTTAATAAGCAAGCATATTTAACTATGATTTATAATAAAACAGCTATTTTGATTGAAGCAAGTGCGAGATGCGGGGCTATTTTAGCAAAACATAATGAAGAAGATTTTGCACAATATGGAAAAAATTTGGGACTTGCTTTTCAAATGATAGATGATATTTTAGATATTAAAAGTAATGAATTAACCCTTGGAAAGCCAGTTATGAGTGATTTTAAAGAAGGTAAAACAACCTTGCCTTATATTTATCTTTATGAAAGTTTAGATGAAGAAAACAAGCTTTATTTGCAAAATTTATTTAAAAAAGATTTAAATGAAGATGAAAAACGATGGCTTCTTATGAAATTACAAGAGCATCAAGCCTTGCATAAAGCTATTTTAGAAGCTAAAACTTATGCTAAAATGGCTAGTAAGTCCATTGAACATTATGGCAATAATAAGCTTAATGATATTATTCAAGCTATGATAGATAGGGAATTTTAA
- a CDS encoding malate dehydrogenase has product MKITIIGAGNVGSSIAYALILRELASQIVLLDINEDLLIAKELELLQSIAALNLDIDLVCTKDYSCTKDSHIVLFSAGFARKAGQSREELLQLNTSIMLDCAKKIKEFTKDPLFIILTNPVDFLLNTLYEHKIFSPKKIVAMAGILDNARFKYELAKKLNVKMSSVDTRLIGFHNDDMVLVKSYASVKNKNISEFLNEEEFEDLENEVKTGGAKVIKYLKNSAYLAPASACVRMLESLRSGEFLPMSVILHGEFGVQNKALGVMARLGLEGVIEIMKLDLSIQEKDKLEKSLIKYQYIKENE; this is encoded by the coding sequence ATGAAAATCACTATTATAGGGGCTGGAAATGTAGGCTCAAGTATAGCCTATGCTTTGATTTTAAGGGAATTGGCTAGTCAAATAGTTTTGCTTGATATTAATGAAGATTTATTAATTGCTAAAGAATTAGAATTGCTTCAAAGTATAGCTGCTTTAAATTTAGATATTGATTTAGTTTGTACTAAAGATTACTCATGTACTAAAGATTCTCATATAGTGCTTTTTAGTGCGGGTTTTGCTAGAAAGGCTGGACAAAGTAGAGAAGAACTTTTGCAACTTAATACTAGTATTATGCTTGATTGTGCTAAAAAAATTAAAGAATTTACAAAAGATCCGCTTTTTATTATTTTAACTAATCCTGTAGATTTTTTACTCAATACCCTTTATGAACATAAGATTTTTTCACCAAAAAAAATTGTAGCTATGGCTGGTATTTTAGATAATGCAAGATTTAAATATGAACTTGCTAAAAAACTTAATGTAAAAATGTCAAGTGTAGATACAAGACTTATTGGTTTTCACAATGATGATATGGTTTTGGTTAAGTCTTATGCTAGTGTTAAAAATAAAAATATAAGTGAATTTTTAAATGAAGAGGAATTTGAAGATTTGGAAAATGAGGTAAAAACAGGAGGAGCTAAAGTGATAAAGTATTTAAAAAATTCTGCATATTTAGCACCTGCTAGTGCTTGTGTGAGAATGCTTGAATCTTTAAGAAGCGGAGAATTTTTACCTATGAGTGTGATTTTGCATGGAGAATTTGGTGTACAAAATAAAGCTTTAGGAGTAATGGCAAGATTAGGTCTTGAAGGTGTAATAGAGATTATGAAGTTAGATCTTAGTATACAAGAAAAAGATAAATTAGAAAAATCTTTAATCAAATATCAATATATAAAGGAGAATGAATGA
- a CDS encoding 2-oxoglutarate synthase subunit alpha has product MRELIATGNVLIAQAAIDCGCKFFGGYPITPSSEIAHELSYMLPANDGTFIQMEDEISGISVAIGAAMSGVKSMTASSGPGISLKAEQIGLAFIAEIPLVIVNVMRGGPSTGLPTRVAQGDLFQAKAPTHGDFASIAIAPASLEEAYSQTIRAFNLAEKYMTPVFLLMDETVGHMNGKAILPDLKDIEIYNRKKFEGDKKDYKPYAAGENEAATLNPFFTGYRYHVTGLHHGDIGFPTEDGAIVKKNMERLIGKIKNNTDEICAYEEYMLDDAQFLIIAYGSVSRSAKEAIIRLREENIKVGLFRPITLYPVAEKKIAHLVSRFEKVMVSELNMGQYLEEIERVSSRRDFITLHRANGRPITPSEIIAKIKENI; this is encoded by the coding sequence ATGAGAGAACTTATAGCAACGGGTAATGTTTTAATCGCACAAGCAGCGATTGATTGTGGATGCAAATTTTTTGGAGGTTATCCTATCACACCTAGTAGTGAAATAGCTCATGAATTAAGCTATATGCTTCCTGCAAATGATGGAACTTTTATACAAATGGAAGATGAAATTTCAGGTATTAGTGTAGCCATTGGTGCAGCTATGAGCGGAGTAAAATCTATGACTGCAAGTAGTGGGCCAGGAATTTCTTTAAAAGCTGAGCAAATTGGACTTGCATTTATTGCTGAAATTCCTTTAGTGATTGTTAATGTTATGCGTGGTGGTCCTTCTACAGGGCTTCCAACAAGGGTAGCTCAAGGAGATTTATTTCAAGCTAAAGCACCAACTCATGGAGATTTTGCAAGTATAGCTATAGCCCCAGCTTCTCTTGAAGAAGCTTATAGTCAAACTATTAGAGCTTTTAATTTGGCTGAAAAATATATGACTCCTGTATTTTTACTTATGGATGAAACAGTAGGACATATGAATGGTAAGGCTATATTACCTGATTTAAAAGATATTGAGATTTATAATCGTAAAAAATTTGAAGGTGACAAAAAAGATTATAAACCTTATGCAGCAGGAGAAAATGAAGCTGCAACTTTAAATCCTTTTTTTACGGGTTATCGCTACCATGTAACAGGGCTTCATCATGGAGATATAGGTTTTCCAACTGAAGATGGTGCTATAGTTAAGAAAAATATGGAAAGACTTATAGGAAAGATTAAAAATAATACTGATGAGATTTGTGCTTATGAAGAATATATGCTTGATGATGCTCAGTTTTTAATTATAGCTTATGGAAGCGTGAGTCGATCAGCTAAAGAAGCTATTATAAGACTTAGGGAAGAAAATATTAAAGTAGGACTTTTTCGTCCTATTACTCTTTATCCTGTTGCAGAAAAAAAGATTGCGCATTTAGTGAGTCGCTTTGAAAAAGTAATGGTAAGTGAGCTTAATATGGGTCAATATCTTGAAGAAATTGAAAGAGTGAGTTCACGTCGTGATTTTATCACTTTGCACCGTGCAAACGGTCGTCCTATAACCCCGAGTGAAATTATTGCTAAAATAAAGGAGAATATATAA
- a CDS encoding 2-oxoacid:acceptor oxidoreductase family protein yields MKYQLRFGGEGGQGVITAGEILAEAAIKEGRQAFKASTYTSQVRGGPTKVDIIIDDKEILFPYAVEGEVDFMLSTADKGYKGFRTGVKNEGIIVIEPNLVHPEDEDYKKWKIFEIPIITIAKDEVGNVATQSVVALAIAAYMSKCIDLDVLKQTMLHMVPAKTRDANAKAFDLGIHYATQAKPHS; encoded by the coding sequence ATGAAATACCAATTAAGATTTGGAGGTGAAGGCGGACAAGGTGTCATTACTGCAGGAGAAATTTTAGCTGAAGCAGCTATTAAAGAAGGACGTCAGGCTTTTAAAGCTTCAACTTATACTTCTCAAGTGCGTGGAGGTCCTACTAAGGTTGATATTATTATTGATGATAAGGAAATTCTTTTTCCTTATGCAGTAGAAGGTGAAGTAGATTTTATGCTTTCAACTGCAGATAAGGGTTATAAAGGTTTTCGCACAGGAGTAAAAAATGAAGGTATTATAGTTATAGAGCCTAATTTAGTTCATCCTGAAGATGAGGATTATAAAAAATGGAAAATTTTTGAGATTCCTATTATTACTATAGCTAAAGATGAGGTAGGTAATGTTGCTACTCAGTCTGTGGTAGCATTAGCTATTGCTGCTTATATGAGCAAATGTATAGATTTGGATGTATTAAAACAAACTATGCTACATATGGTTCCTGCTAAAACAAGAGATGCTAATGCTAAAGCTTTTGATTTGGGTATACATTATGCTACTCAAGCCAAACCCCATTCATAA
- a CDS encoding NADP-dependent isocitrate dehydrogenase: MHITYTLTDESPALATYSFLPIIKAFLSRAHIGVEISDISLSGRILANFSEYLKEEQRCEDALQFLGELVNKADANLIKTPNISASIPQLKAAIKELQDKGYMLPNYPDKVKNDEELQIKIKYQKVLGSAVNPVLRQGNSDRRSTKAVKEYAKNNPYGIVELKSHCKTRISYMKEGDFFSNEKAILLDCDCLANIEFVSIEGKKEILKEGLKLEKNEILDASFMDVQKLQAFYTKEIKACKEDDVLFSLHLKATMMKVSDPIIFGYALRVFFKELFDEFKDEFEKLDINPNNGLSELLSKIENSNKKDIILKKYNEILAKSADIAMVNSQKGITNLHVPSDVIVDASIPAMLKNGARMWDKNGEEKDTNVLIPDQTYATVYEAVLEDLRKNGSLNPSKLGSVSNVGLMAKKAQEYGSHDKTFVAKEDGVFQIVSNARVLLEHKVKKGDIYRVNETKIDAVLNWIDLGVQRAELTGSEAIFWLDDKRASNKIMIDLVQKRLNEKGKNIAILAPKQACLRTLELIREQKDSISITGNVLRDYLTDLFPILELGTSAKMLSVVPMLNGGAMFETGAGGSAPKQVEQLIEENHLRWDSLGEFLALQASLEFYANKCKNFKARVLAECLDEAIGEWLENNKTPSRKVKEDDNRTSHFYLAMYFANHLARQANDMELQSFFKNIALELSSNEEKIRSEFNNAQGIKVDLGGYYKFDDQKVNQIMRPSATFNAILEKIGQQ, encoded by the coding sequence ATGCACATTACTTATACTTTAACAGATGAATCTCCAGCCCTTGCAACTTATTCGTTTTTACCTATAATCAAAGCTTTTTTAAGCAGGGCTCATATAGGGGTTGAAATTTCTGATATTTCTTTATCTGGTAGGATTTTGGCAAACTTTAGCGAGTATTTAAAAGAAGAACAAAGATGTGAAGATGCTCTACAGTTTTTAGGAGAGCTTGTAAATAAAGCAGATGCTAATTTGATTAAAACTCCTAATATATCAGCTTCTATACCGCAATTAAAAGCTGCTATTAAAGAATTACAAGATAAGGGTTATATGTTACCAAATTACCCAGATAAGGTAAAAAATGATGAGGAATTGCAAATTAAAATAAAATATCAAAAAGTTTTAGGATCAGCTGTAAATCCTGTATTAAGACAAGGCAATTCAGATCGTCGTTCTACAAAGGCCGTTAAAGAATATGCTAAAAATAATCCTTATGGTATAGTTGAGCTTAAATCTCATTGTAAAACACGTATTTCTTATATGAAAGAGGGTGATTTTTTTTCTAATGAAAAAGCGATTTTGCTTGATTGTGATTGCTTAGCAAATATTGAATTTGTAAGCATTGAGGGAAAAAAAGAAATTTTAAAAGAAGGATTAAAGCTTGAAAAAAATGAAATTTTAGATGCCAGTTTTATGGATGTGCAAAAACTTCAAGCATTTTATACTAAAGAAATTAAAGCTTGCAAAGAAGATGATGTACTTTTTTCACTTCATTTAAAAGCTACTATGATGAAAGTAAGTGATCCTATAATTTTTGGTTATGCTTTAAGGGTATTTTTTAAAGAATTATTTGATGAATTTAAAGATGAGTTTGAAAAGCTTGATATTAATCCTAATAATGGACTTAGCGAGCTTTTAAGCAAGATTGAAAATTCGAATAAAAAAGATATTATTTTAAAAAAATATAATGAAATTTTAGCCAAGTCTGCTGATATAGCTATGGTTAATTCTCAAAAGGGTATTACAAATCTTCATGTTCCTAGCGATGTGATTGTTGATGCTTCTATACCTGCTATGCTTAAAAATGGTGCAAGAATGTGGGATAAAAATGGCGAAGAAAAAGATACAAATGTACTTATTCCTGATCAAACTTATGCAACTGTTTATGAAGCTGTGCTTGAAGATTTACGTAAAAATGGCAGTTTAAATCCTTCAAAGTTAGGCAGTGTTTCAAATGTGGGCTTAATGGCTAAAAAAGCTCAAGAATACGGATCTCATGATAAAACCTTTGTGGCTAAAGAAGATGGGGTATTTCAAATCGTTTCTAATGCAAGAGTATTATTAGAGCATAAAGTAAAAAAGGGTGATATTTATAGAGTTAATGAAACTAAGATTGATGCTGTATTAAATTGGATTGATTTGGGTGTACAAAGAGCAGAACTTACAGGATCTGAGGCAATTTTTTGGTTAGATGATAAAAGAGCAAGTAATAAAATTATGATTGATTTAGTGCAAAAGCGTCTTAATGAAAAAGGTAAAAATATAGCTATTTTAGCTCCAAAACAAGCATGTTTAAGAACTTTAGAATTGATTCGTGAGCAAAAAGATAGCATTTCTATTACAGGAAATGTTTTAAGAGATTATTTAACAGATCTTTTTCCTATTTTAGAACTTGGCACAAGCGCTAAAATGCTTTCTGTTGTACCTATGTTAAATGGAGGGGCTATGTTTGAAACGGGAGCGGGTGGCTCAGCTCCTAAACAAGTAGAGCAATTAATTGAAGAAAATCATTTACGTTGGGATAGCTTGGGAGAATTTTTAGCCTTGCAAGCAAGTTTAGAATTTTATGCTAATAAATGTAAAAATTTTAAAGCTAGGGTTTTAGCTGAATGTCTTGATGAAGCTATAGGTGAATGGCTTGAAAATAATAAAACTCCATCAAGAAAAGTTAAAGAAGATGATAATCGTACTAGCCATTTTTATTTAGCTATGTATTTTGCAAATCATTTAGCAAGACAAGCTAATGATATGGAACTTCAAAGTTTTTTTAAAAACATAGCTTTAGAATTATCTTCTAATGAGGAAAAAATTAGATCTGAATTTAACAATGCTCAAGGAATTAAAGTTGATTTGGGTGGATATTATAAATTTGATGATCAAAAAGTAAATCAAATCATGCGTCCTAGTGCAACTTTTAATGCCATTTTAGAAAAAATAGGTCAACAATGA
- a CDS encoding DUF2018 family protein produces the protein MDFFDEMFNKTPKEKFIEIIQNGNLGALEKVFADFFSEHIAMIELLEKQGLKEIDVKNFILENGHFIEQRQNDIYIELGAKILGHEG, from the coding sequence ATGGATTTTTTTGATGAAATGTTTAATAAAACGCCTAAAGAAAAATTTATAGAAATTATACAAAATGGTAATTTAGGAGCTTTAGAAAAAGTTTTTGCAGATTTTTTTTCTGAACATATTGCCATGATAGAACTTTTAGAAAAACAAGGTTTAAAAGAAATAGATGTAAAAAATTTTATACTTGAAAATGGTCATTTTATTGAACAAAGACAAAATGATATTTATATAGAATTAGGAGCAAAAATTTTAGGACATGAAGGTTAA
- the sucC gene encoding ADP-forming succinate--CoA ligase subunit beta translates to MNIHEYQAKAIFADNGIPTLKGKVAFSVDEAVSNAKELGGNVWAVKAQIHAGGRGLGGGVKIAKNLEEVKTYANEILGMNLITHQTGPEGKLVQKLYIESGANIVKEYYLAILFNRMEEKITIIASSQGGMDIEKIAKESPEKIIKVGIDPQIGFKLFHGLEVVKFLDLDKEESQKLIAMIAKLYKLYMDKDMNMLEINPLIKTDQGDFYALDAKCSFDDSALYRHPEIAELRDFTEENPAEREAAEFGLSYVKLDGDVACMVNGAGLAMATMDIINYSGAKPANFLDVGGGASAQTVAKAFEIILRDKNVKVIFINIFGGIVRCDRIANGILEATQNVEVNLPIVVRLDGTNAAQAKAILENSNLKNIKAVSDLKKGAELVKSLVG, encoded by the coding sequence ATGAATATACATGAATATCAGGCAAAAGCTATTTTTGCAGACAATGGTATTCCCACTTTAAAAGGTAAAGTTGCCTTTAGCGTAGATGAAGCTGTGAGTAATGCTAAAGAATTAGGAGGCAATGTTTGGGCGGTTAAAGCTCAAATTCATGCAGGTGGTCGTGGTCTTGGAGGGGGTGTTAAAATTGCTAAAAATTTAGAAGAAGTAAAAACTTATGCAAATGAAATTTTAGGTATGAATTTAATTACTCATCAAACAGGACCTGAAGGTAAACTTGTGCAAAAGCTTTATATAGAAAGTGGTGCAAATATCGTAAAAGAATATTATTTAGCTATTTTATTTAATAGAATGGAAGAAAAAATTACTATTATTGCTTCAAGTCAAGGAGGTATGGATATAGAAAAAATAGCCAAAGAAAGTCCTGAAAAAATTATAAAAGTAGGCATTGATCCTCAAATTGGTTTTAAACTTTTTCATGGTCTTGAGGTGGTAAAATTTTTAGATCTTGATAAAGAAGAGAGTCAAAAACTTATTGCTATGATAGCTAAGCTTTATAAATTGTATATGGATAAAGATATGAATATGTTAGAGATAAATCCTTTAATTAAAACTGATCAAGGTGATTTTTATGCTCTTGATGCAAAATGCAGTTTTGATGATAGTGCTCTTTATCGTCATCCTGAAATTGCTGAACTTAGAGATTTTACAGAAGAAAATCCTGCCGAAAGAGAGGCGGCTGAATTTGGTTTAAGTTATGTTAAATTAGATGGAGATGTTGCTTGTATGGTAAATGGAGCAGGTTTAGCAATGGCAACCATGGATATTATTAATTATAGCGGAGCAAAACCTGCAAATTTTTTAGATGTTGGGGGTGGTGCTAGTGCTCAAACAGTTGCAAAAGCTTTTGAAATTATTTTAAGAGATAAAAATGTAAAAGTTATTTTTATTAATATTTTTGGTGGTATTGTGCGTTGTGATAGAATAGCTAATGGAATTTTAGAGGCAACTCAAAATGTAGAAGTAAATCTTCCTATTGTGGTGCGTCTTGATGGTACAAATGCAGCACAAGCAAAAGCAATTTTAGAAAATTCAAATCTTAAAAATATTAAAGCAGTAAGCGATCTGAAAAAAGGCGCAGAGCTTGTAAAAAGTTTAGTAGGATAA
- a CDS encoding 2-oxoglutarate ferredoxin oxidoreductase subunit beta → MAFNYDEYLRTDKLPTQWCWGCGDGVVLKCIIRAIEKLAWNMDDVCLVSGIGCSGRMSSYVNCNTVHTTHGRAIAYATGIKLANPTKHVIVVSGDGDTLAIGGNHTIHGCRRNIDLTHIVINNFIYGLTNSQTSPTTPKGFYTVTAQFGNIDPNFDACELTKAAGASFVARGNVIEANKLENLIYKALAHKGYSFVDVFSNCHINLGRKNKMGEAVAMLDWIKSRVVDKAKFEAMSLEERKDKFPTGILHEDNSQPEYCHAYEEVRRAAKEKRMVDLGALK, encoded by the coding sequence ATGGCATTTAATTATGATGAATACTTAAGAACTGATAAACTTCCAACTCAATGGTGCTGGGGTTGTGGCGATGGGGTTGTTTTAAAATGTATTATTCGTGCTATAGAAAAACTTGCTTGGAATATGGATGATGTTTGTCTTGTTTCAGGTATTGGTTGTAGTGGTAGAATGAGTTCTTATGTAAATTGTAATACAGTCCACACTACTCATGGTAGAGCTATTGCTTATGCAACAGGTATAAAACTTGCAAATCCTACAAAACATGTGATTGTAGTAAGTGGGGATGGCGATACTTTGGCAATAGGAGGAAACCATACTATTCATGGTTGTCGTAGAAATATAGACTTAACTCATATTGTGATTAACAATTTTATTTATGGACTTACTAATTCTCAAACTTCTCCCACTACTCCAAAGGGTTTTTATACTGTAACAGCACAATTTGGCAATATTGATCCTAATTTTGATGCATGTGAATTAACTAAAGCTGCAGGAGCTTCTTTTGTGGCTAGGGGAAATGTTATTGAGGCAAATAAACTTGAAAATTTAATTTATAAAGCTTTAGCACATAAGGGTTATAGTTTTGTGGATGTTTTTTCAAATTGTCATATTAATTTAGGTAGAAAAAATAAAATGGGTGAAGCAGTGGCTATGCTTGATTGGATTAAAAGTCGTGTTGTAGATAAGGCTAAATTTGAAGCTATGAGTTTAGAAGAGAGAAAAGATAAATTTCCAACTGGAATTTTACATGAAGATAATTCTCAGCCAGAATATTGTCATGCTTATGAAGAAGTGCGTCGTGCAGCTAAAGAAAAAAGAATGGTTGACTTAGGAGCTTTAAAATGA
- the sucD gene encoding succinate--CoA ligase subunit alpha yields the protein MSILVNKNTKVIVQGFTGKEATFHAEQCIAYGTNIVGGVTPYKGGQTHLGKPVFNTVLEAIKATQAEVSLIFVPAFAVGDSVIEAADAGIKLAVVITEHTPVKDMMFAKEYANKKGMKIIGPNCPGIITSEECKLGIMPGFIFKKGCVGLISKSGTLTYEAANQVVLSGYGISTAVGIGGDPIIGLAYKELLSEFQKDEQTKAIVMIGEIGGSLEVESALYIKENITKPVVAFIAGATAPKGKRMGHAGAIVGSADESAAAKKEALSSCGIYVVDSPALIGEAIQKILA from the coding sequence ATGAGCATTTTAGTCAATAAAAATACGAAGGTTATAGTTCAAGGTTTTACAGGTAAAGAAGCTACTTTTCATGCAGAACAATGTATAGCTTATGGTACAAATATAGTAGGAGGTGTTACCCCGTATAAAGGTGGGCAAACTCATTTGGGTAAACCTGTTTTTAATACAGTTTTAGAAGCTATTAAAGCTACACAAGCTGAGGTGAGTTTGATTTTTGTTCCTGCTTTTGCAGTAGGTGATAGTGTGATTGAAGCTGCTGATGCAGGGATTAAGCTTGCAGTTGTAATAACTGAACATACTCCTGTAAAAGATATGATGTTTGCTAAAGAGTATGCAAATAAAAAAGGTATGAAAATTATAGGTCCTAATTGTCCAGGTATTATTACTTCTGAAGAATGTAAATTAGGTATTATGCCTGGTTTTATTTTTAAAAAAGGCTGTGTAGGACTTATTTCTAAAAGCGGGACTTTAACTTATGAAGCAGCTAATCAAGTGGTGTTAAGTGGATATGGAATTTCTACAGCAGTAGGAATTGGAGGTGATCCTATTATAGGGCTTGCCTATAAAGAACTTTTAAGTGAATTTCAAAAAGATGAACAAACTAAAGCTATAGTAATGATAGGTGAAATTGGTGGTAGTTTAGAGGTTGAATCGGCTTTATATATCAAAGAAAACATTACTAAACCTGTAGTGGCGTTTATTGCAGGAGCAACTGCACCAAAAGGTAAAAGAATGGGACATGCAGGGGCTATAGTAGGTAGTGCTGATGAAAGTGCTGCAGCTAAAAAAGAAGCTTTAAGCTCTTGTGGAATTTATGTAGTAGATTCTCCTGCTTTAATTGGCGAAGCAATTCAAAAAATATTAGCTTAA
- a CDS encoding exporting protein → MSKISFYCFICIVLSNLGASEPVFDYMYEFVLKKDERASVQIQEKGYEDQVQNFDFYWTLFDNTNIIVHSKFRKYPRQFVMSLRRNLDWVSQTLIPDYTNPHIDRARLILEFDSYNKGLATFKVYIEDKESRLMVEFLDPRKKALKNPPSNNQVVPMIDFNQLQVKPLTRRENNNSNE, encoded by the coding sequence TTGTCTAAAATAAGCTTTTATTGTTTCATTTGCATTGTTCTTAGTAATCTTGGAGCATCCGAACCCGTGTTTGATTATATGTATGAATTTGTACTTAAAAAAGATGAGAGAGCTAGTGTGCAAATTCAAGAAAAAGGCTATGAGGATCAAGTGCAAAATTTTGATTTTTATTGGACTTTGTTTGATAATACTAATATTATTGTTCACTCTAAATTCCGTAAATATCCACGTCAATTTGTGATGAGTTTGCGTAGAAATTTAGATTGGGTGAGTCAAACTTTAATTCCTGATTATACTAATCCTCATATTGATAGAGCAAGGCTTATTTTAGAATTTGATAGTTATAATAAAGGTTTAGCAACTTTTAAAGTTTATATAGAGGATAAGGAATCAAGATTGATGGTAGAATTTTTAGATCCACGAAAAAAGGCTTTGAAAAATCCACCATCAAATAATCAAGTTGTTCCTATGATAGATTTTAATCAATTGCAAGTTAAACCATTAACACGTAGAGAAAATAATAATAGCAATGAATAA
- a CDS encoding 4Fe-4S binding protein, producing MSMIAPKDTPVWVDEHRCKACNICVSYCPAGVLAMRDDVHAVLGQMIEVVHPASCIGCAECETHCPDFAIMVAKRDEFKFAKLTPEAKDRAMAVKNNKYKKLS from the coding sequence ATGAGTATGATAGCTCCAAAAGATACCCCTGTTTGGGTAGATGAGCATAGATGTAAAGCATGTAATATTTGTGTTAGTTATTGTCCGGCTGGGGTTTTGGCTATGCGTGATGATGTGCATGCGGTTTTAGGGCAAATGATAGAAGTAGTGCATCCTGCATCTTGTATAGGTTGTGCTGAATGTGAGACGCATTGTCCTGATTTTGCTATTATGGTGGCAAAAAGAGATGAGTTTAAATTTGCTAAACTTACTCCAGAAGCCAAAGATAGAGCAATGGCAGTTAAAAACAACAAATATAAAAAATTATCATAG